AAGCTGCGCCGGCGGCTCGGCCTGCCGAAAGCCTAGTGCGGCGCCGTGCCCGGTGGCTTGCCGCGGCCCGGCACCCCATGTATCGGGCGGGACACCTTCTTGCTCAGGCCCGGTGACGCATGACGACCTATACTTCAGATCCCCGCCGCCACACGGCCGAAACCGCCGGTGCGATGACCGATGTGCGCTACGAGATCGACCGGATCGACCGGCTGCTGGTCGAAATCCTGGCCGAGCGCCAGTCGTTCATGGACGCGGCGGCCCGCATCAAGGGCGACCGGGCGGTCGTGCATGACCGGGCGCGGATCGAGGATGTGGTGGCCAAGGTGAAGGCTGAGTGCCCCAAACATGGCTTGTCGCCGGCGATCGCGGAACCGGTCTGGCGCACGCTGATCGACCGCTGCATCGCCTACGAGTTCGAAAGCTACGACGCGCTGCGCCGCCCGGTCGACGCCAAGTCGTAAGCCGCCCGGGCCGCCGCTTCGAGCGTTTCGCCCAGCGAATCCTTGATATCGTTGAGCAGCACGGAAGCGTGCGCCGGGCTGGGCGCGGTTTCGCTGCGGCCGGCCTTTTCAGCCCGTTCGCATACGGCAGCGAGCTTCAGCGCCCCGATGCCGAGACTTGCGCCTTTCAGCGTATGCGCGGCGTCGGACCATTCCCGGGCCGGCAGGCGCGGATCGAGCAGGCGTGACCAGAGCTGGGCCTGATGCTGGAAAATCTCGATCACTTCGAGGCCGAGTTCGGTGTCGCCGCCAGTCATGGCCGCGAGGTGGGCGAGATCCATCACGGGCAGGGGCGGGCGCGGCTCGGTCATTCGGGGTCTCCTGTGCACCGGAACCCTGCGGGAAGCGCATTAGCATCCTGTTAACGAACCGGACGGCGCAAAAAGTTCGCGGGATATCGATTGTCGAAAACCCTCAAATCTGCTAGAGGCAGCGCCAATGCGGACGAAATCGCCGCATTTCGCTTTCGGGGACACCGCGATGACCAACCTGCTCATCCTCATCCGCAATCTGGTCCTGGCCATGATTCTTGCCTGGATCGGCCTCGAATTTGCGCCCGACTCGTCTGACAAGGACGACAAGCCGGCGGAAGACTCCGTGCTGACGGCCGTTTTCGGCTGAGGAATCCTGCAAAGGCTTAACCTCCCGGCGTGTAATCTGCCCTCGCAGCAACACACGAGGCGCGTTATACTTTGGATATGACAGACGCATCCTCCGCGCGCCCTTCGGGCCGGGACGACCTTGTGCGCCACCAGGCTTCTCAGAATTATGAGATGGCACAGCACGGTGGCGGATGGATGGTCGGGGCGGCCTTCTTCGTCGCTGCGCTCTGGCTCGGCGGGGTCGTGCTCGGATTCCTCGGTCTCGGCGGCATGTCGCTGACGGCGCAGTTTTCGCCCTACCTCGTTGCGGCCGGCGGAATTGCCGCGCTCGTTCCGGCGTTCCTGATCGTCATGGCCGGGTTCATGGGCCGGTCGACCAAACGTGCGGCCGCCGCAAATGCGCTGGTGCTCGAAGCGACGTCGCGTCTGATGGCGCCCGCCCGCGAAGCCGGCACCGAAGGCATCGCCTTTGCCGAGCAGATGAAACAGGCCGCCGCCGAAGTGGACCTGGCGATGGCGCATGCGCTGACGGCCATGAAGGCGATGGCGGCCGAGATCGGCGACGAACGCCTGCGGCTTGAATCTGTTTCCTACGCGACGTCGGACAACGCGCGCGACCTTGCCACGCGGCTGGCCGCCGAACGCCAGGCGCTGGAAGCGCTGGCGCGCGAACTGCGCAGCCAGATCAGCACCATGAGCGAAGCCATTCCGCGTCAGGCCCAGATGATGGTGACGGCCGCGCGCCAGGCGAGCGACGAAGTCGGCCGCGCAGACACCGCGCTGGAGAACCGGCTCGGCGCCATGCAGCGAGCAGGCGACGACCTTGGACGCCGGCTCGATGCGCTCGACGGGCTTGCGCGCGAAGCGGCGACGCGGACCGAGGCGCTGACCTTCTCGATCACGCGGATCGAGGACAAGCTTGAACAATCTCGCCGAACGGTGGACGCCGCCGTGCGCGCCAGCGAAGTGGCGGCCGCGGCGGCGGCGACGACCGGCGATGCCCTGAAAGGCGCAGTCGCTTCGGCGATCGACGGCGCCCGACAGGCCAATGCCGAAATCAATTCTGCGACCCGCGGCGCAGCTGAAGAAGCAGCCCGCGCACTGGCCCGCCTGCGTGAAGCCGGCGAGCAGGCGGCCTATGCCTTGCGCACGGCCAGCTATGCCGCGCGGATTGAAGGCGAGAGCCTCGAACGGCGTACCGGCATTTCGCCGGCCGAGCCGATGCAGACCATTCCCGCGCCCGCCCAGCGGACCAGCCTTGCCGCGCCCCAGGCGCCATACACTAACGGCCATGCCTCCCACGGCCATGGCGCGAACGGCCACAGCGCCAATGGCCATGCCGGCGGCAACGGCCTCGCAGCCACGTACTCCAACGGCAATGGCCGGACCGCGCCTGCAAGATCGTCGATCGATGATGACCTGTTCGAAGCGAGCGCGGATGCCGTGATTGCCGCCAGCGCGGGCCAAACGGGCGGCGAGCCGCCGCTGGTGCTGGGACGGGATACGACTTCGCAGGGCAGCGAACCGCTGATGCTGCGCCGCCGCCACGAGGACCAGCAGGCGCCGCCAGAGCCGCCGCGCCGGCGTGCCAGCGACATGCTGTCGAACGGCAGCAACGGGTCGGCCCTGCGCGACATCATCTCCGACATTTCGCGCGAAGAGACCGGCGGCGCACCGCTCGACCGCGAGCAGATCGCCGAGGCGCTGGTCAACCGGCTGCAGACCTCGGGCATTCCGCTCGGTGAGATCTTCCGTCCACGGTCGAAAAAGCGGATCGCCGCCGCGGCGACGAAAGGCGACGCGCCGCGCCGCGAAGCGATCAAGGACCAGGCGAGCAAGGAAGTCGAGCGCGTGTCTCACCGCCTGCGCGGCGACAGCAAGCTGATGGACATGGCGCGCCAGTTCGCGATCATGGAAGAAGCCGATGCGCTGGTCGCGCTGGAGCAGACGCAGAGCACCAGCCGCAATGCCAGCGCCCGCCTCGCGGCTTTCCTGCTGGTGGATGCGGCGCTTTAGAGCGCGGCGATTTTCGATTTCAAACAGCAGAAGCGGCCGGCGCAGCGGGGCTGGCCGGTTCAATTCCCAGTTTCAAGTCTCCGCTCACCCCGGCGCAGGCCGGGACCCAGCCTTGCCGTGTTGCGCTTGCCTCTGCTCTGGTTCCCGGCTTTCGCCGGGATGAGCGGGCCAAGGAGGCGCAGTACGGGCTGGGCGGATGGCGGGGTGAATCCCGCCCTACGAGGTGTTGGGGATGGGGTGGCGAGGGCGCGCCCCCTCCGTCACCTGCGGTGACACCTCCCCCGTGAAAAGGGGGAGGATTGGAAAGAGCCGCGATGTGGCGATTGTGTCGAGACAGGCCGGGAGGCGGGTGGACCAGATGGGGTCGTCGAAGCGTGGCCTGAGCGGCGCGAGGGGATCGTGTTTCGGCGTCTCGATCTTGTCGCCGCGATAGACGATGCGCACGCCGCCCCACCAGGTGACGGCGAGCATCACGCTGGTAAGCTTCTCGCGCTGGAGGGAAAGCCACGCTGCCTTCAGCTGCCAGTAGAGCACCGGCCAGAACAACGGGTGCACGGCATCGAAGAGATGCCGGAAGTACACGTAGTTCCGTATGCTGAGGAAAGTGGACATCGGCGGAGTATAGATCCGCTGCGGGGCCCGCCGGATTGGATTGGCTGAAAATAGTTCTGGTGTGGACGGTCGTGTAGACGTCCATGCGTGCGCGCGTGCGAAAAATTGCAAGCAGGAACAAGGAAGTCTGGGTCCCGGCTTTCGCCGGGATGACACGGGAAATAAATGTTCGGGATGGGGAGAATTGAGGTGGTTTTGTTGCGCAAGGCGGAACTTGCGCAGCGGTTTTCAGCGCAGGGCGAGCTTCGTGACGGGCCGGGTCAGACGCCGACGATTTCGCTGCTGGCGGCCTCGTCCTTGATCCATTTGATGAAGGCACGCACGTCGGGCGTCAGGTGGCGGCCCTTGGGCCAGACGAGCCAGTAACCGAAATCGATCGGGATCGACCCATTGGCGAACGGAGCGACGAGGCGGCCTGCGGCGATGTCGTTTGACGCGATGGCCTGCTTGGCGAGCGCCACGCCGCGCCCGGCCGCCGCCGACTCGATCACCAGGATGCCCTGGTTGAAGCGCGGGCCGCGCGTGCCATCGACGCCGGAGACGCCGTGCGCGCGCAGCCAGCTGGCCCAGTCGGGGCAGGAGGGGTCGTTCTCGGAGCTCTCGTCGTGCAGCAGGGTATGTTTCACGAGGTCTTCCGGCTTGCGGATCGCGTCCGGACCTTCAAGCAGGCGCGGCGAACAGACGGGCAGCACCGTCTCGTCCAGCAGTTTTTCCGACTTCAGGCCGTCGTAGTTTCCGCGCCCGTAGCGGATGGCGAGATCGGCATCGGCGGTGTTGAAATCGGTGAGGGACATGTCGGCCGAAATCCAGGCCTCGATGCCTTCGTTCAACTGGTTGAACTTTTCGAGGCGGGGCGCCAGCCACTTGGCCGCGAAGGACGGCGCGCTGGAAACCATGACGCGCCCCTTGCGGGCAGGGGCCTGCATGATCCGGCCGGCCTCGGAAATCCGCTCGAACGCCTCGCGCACGAGGGGAAGGCTCGCCTGCGCCGCGTCGGTGAGCAGGACGGAACGCCCCGTGCGCTTGAACAGCGGGGTGCCTGCGAAGTCTTCCAGCTGCCGGATCTGCTGGGAAATCGCGCCGGGCGTGACGTTCAGCTCCTCTGCCGCCTGCGTAAACGACAGGCGCCGGGCGGCCGCTTCGAAAGCGCGCAGGGCGTTGAGCGGGGGCAGGCGGTCGGTGGGCTCGGACATCGATAGTTTCTCTAAAAGATCGGCTTAGGGGTTGCCCGTTGCTGCGGGGTCGTCAAGGGCGCTGTGTGCATGTATCCCTCCAGAACAGCTAAACAAGAGAGTTGCGCCCCATGCGCCAGTTTCCGGCATTCTTCAATCTCGAGGGCGCCCGCATCGTCGTCTTCGGCAGCGGGGAAGAGGCGGCGCGCAAGCTGCGCCTGCTGGTTTCCTCGCCGGCCGAGCTGGTTCAGGTCGGCGGCGCGCCGGACGGCGAATTTGCCGGGCGCGTGCAAGTGTTCGACCGCGAGGCCGCCCTTGAGGGCGCGAAACTGGCGATCATCGCCGAGGAAGACGCCGCGGCGCGGGACGCCGCGCTGCAGGCCGTGCGCGCGCGCGGGATTCCGGTGAACGTCGTCGACCAGCCGGAGCTGTGCGATTTCACCGTGCCGTCGATTGTCGACCGGGACGGCATCGTCGCGGCGGTCGGCTCGAATGGTACGGCGCCGGTGCTGGCGAAAGCCGTGCGGGCGAAACTGGAAGCGCTGCTGCCGGCGCGGATCGGCGACCTCGCGGCGCTGGCCGGGCGGCTTCGGCCGTTTGTGGCGGTCGCGATCAAGGACAAGGCCGTGCGGCGCCGGTTCTGGGAACGGGCGCTGTCTGGCCCGGCGGCGGAAGCGGCCTATGCCGGCGACCTGGGGAGAGCCGAAGACCTGTTGAAGACGGCGGCAGCGGCGCCGGCGCGCGCATCGGGCGTCGTGCATATCGTGGGCGCCGGGCCGGGCGATCCGGAACTGCTGACCATGAAGGCCCTGCGCGTGATGCAGGAGGCGGACGTCGTTTACTACGACCGTCTTGTGAGCCCGGAAATCCTTGGCCTCGTGCGCCGGGATGCGGCGCGCGTGCCGGTGGGCAAATCGAAGGGTGACCATTCTGTTCCGCAGGCGGAGATTCAGCACCGGCTGGTGGCGTCGGCGCGCGAAGGTCTGCGCGTGGTGCGGCTGAAGGGCGGCGACCCGTTCATCTTCGGGCGCGGCGGCGAGGAGCTGGAAGCGGTGCGCGAGGCCGGTGTGGCCGTGCATGTGGTGCCGGGCATATCGTCCGCCCTCGGATGTGCGGCCTCGGCGGGCATTCCGCTGACCCACCGCGACCACGCCCAGACGCTGACCTTCGTGACCGGCCATGCCAAGGCGGGCGGCGTGCCGGATCTCGACTGGGCGGCGCTCGCCCGGCCGGGCCAGACGGTGGTGGTGTTCATGGGCGTCGAGACGGCGCCGATCATTGCCGAGCGGCTGATCGCGGCGGGACGTGACGGGCGCACGCCGATTGCGGTGATCGAGAATGGTACGCGCCCGGAGGAACTCCGCGTGTTCGGGGAGTTGTCCGAACTGCCGTTCCTGATCGAGGAAGAGGGCATTGGCGGGCCGGCCTTGCTGATCATCGGCGAAGTGGCGGGCCTGCCGCTCTCGGCGGTTCAGATCAGCCAGTTCCTGCCGCCGGAATTTGGCGGATCGCCGCGCATCGAAGCGCTGGCGCTGGAGGACTGAGATGACGTCGGTACGCCCGAAGCTGAAACCCGAGACACCGAAGGCGGTGACGGCCTGGTTCACGGCGACCGGCCGGTCGGCCTGGATGTGCGCCGATGGGTCGTGGACGGATGATGCCGCAACGCTCGGCGTGTTCACCGGCGATGAGGCGGAGGTGCGCCTTGCGGCAGCGCTGAAGCAGGAAGGCCTGATTACCGATCCTTATTTCATGGAAGTGAGCGAGACGGGCGCGATCGCGGGCCGCGAGACGCTGCGCGAATCGATGCGCGCCGATCCGGCGCTGGCCTACGGGGTGAAGGCATGATCCGGATCTTTGGTGACAGCATTTCGGGAAATTGCCTGAAAGTGAAATGGGTGGCCGAGCGGCTGGGCCATGCGCACGCGTGGATCGAGGTCGATATCCTGAAGGGTGAGACGCGTACGGATGACTTCCTGGCGCTGAATCCGTTCGGACAGGTGCCGGTCGTGCAGTTCGAGGACGGGCGCACGCTGTCGCAGTCGAATGCGATTATCCTGTATCTGGCAGAGGGGTCCGACCTGATTCCGCAGGACGGCTTCGAGCGGGCGAAGATGCTGGAATGGATGTTCTGGGAACAGTATTCGCATGAGCCGACGATTGCCGTGCGCCGCTTTCAGAAGCACTACCTGAAGAAATCCGACGACGCGATTGACGCCGACCTGATGGCCAAGGGGCGCCGGGCGCTGGGGCGGATGGAGATGGCGCTGATTTCGAGTGACTTCATTGCGGGCGGCGCGGCGCTGACGCTCGCGGATATCGCGCTGCTGGCCTATACGCGCATGGCGCATGAGGGCGGCTTTGATCTCGGTGAGTTTCCGGCCGTACACGGATGGGTGGCGCGCTGCGAGCTGGAATTGGGTCTGCCGCACCTGCATGAGGTGACACATGTATAGATACGACCAGTTCGATGCGCAGATCGTGCGCGAGCGTGTGGCGCAGTTCCGCGGGCAGGTGGCGCGGCGGCTGTCCGGCGCGTTGCTGGAGGATGAGTTCAAGCCGCTGCGCTTGCAGAACGGGGTGTACCTGCAGCTGCACGCCTACATGCTGCGCATCGCGATCCCGTATGGCCAGCTTTCGCCGGTGCAACTGCGCCGTCTGGCCGAAATTGCGCGCGACTATGACAAGGGCTTCGGACACTTCACCACGCGCCAGAACATCCAGTTCAACTGGGTGGCGCTGAAGGATATTCCGGATGTGCTGGAGAAGCTGGCAGAGGTCGAGATGCACGCCATCCAGACCTCCGGCAACTGTATCCGCAATACGACCACGGATCATTTTGCCGGGGCGGCGCAGGACGAATTGGTCGACCCGCGCGCCTGGTGCGAGATCATCCGGCAGTGGAGCACGTTCCATCCGGAATTCGCTTTCCTTCCGCGCAAGTTCAAGATTGCTGTGACGGCGGCCGAGCATGACCGCGCGGCGATCCGTGTGCATGATGTGGGCCTGCATATCCGCCAGAAGGACGGCGTGACGGGGTTTGAAGTCTGGGTGGGCGGCGGGCAGGGGCGCACGCCGGTGATCGCGACTCTGGTGAACCCGTTCGTGCCGGAGACGCAGATCCTCGATTACCTCGAGGCGATCATGCGCGTGTACAACCGCTATGGCCGGCGCGACAACAAGTACAAGGCGCGCATCAAGATCCTCGTGACGGAACTTGGCGAGGCGGAATATATCCGCCAGGTCGAGGAAGAATTTGCGGCGCAGCGCGCAGATGAGAAGATTGATCTTCCGGCGGAGGAGGTGGCGCGCATCCATGCCTATTTTGCGCCGCCGCCGCTTGTGGAGAAGCCGGGAGAGTCGCCGGCCTTTGAAGCTGCGAAAGTGTCGGATGCAGCCTTTGCGCGTTGGACGCGGGCGAACCTGCACCCGCATAAGGTGACCGGCTATACGTCTGTCACGGTCAGCCTGAAGCCGCTAGGCGTGGCGCCGGGCGATGCGACGGACAAGCAGATGGAAGTTGTGGCGGACCTCGCTGAAAAGTACGGGTACGGAGATATCCGCGTCAGCCATGCGCAGAACCTGATCCTCCCGCATGTCGCGCTGGATGATCTGCCTGAAGTTTACAAAGCGCTGGATGCTGCAGGGCTCGCCGCCGCAAACGAAAGCCGGATCACCGACATGATCGTGTGCCCCGGTCTCGACTTCTGCAACCTCGCGAATGCGCGCTCCATCCCGGTGGCGCTGGAAGTGCAGAAGGTGTTCGCGGACCCGGCCTATGAGGAAGACATCGGCAAGCTGCACATCAATGTGTCCGGCTGCATCAATGCCTGCGGGCACCACCATGTCGGCCATATCGGCATCCTCGGCGTCGACAAGAAGGGCGAGGAATTCTACCAGATCCTGCTCGGCGGGCGGGCCGACGAGAAGGCGGCGCTGGGCGAGATCGTCGGCCCCGGCCTGAAGGCGGAAGAGGTGCCCGGCGCCATTCACCGCGTCGTGGAATACTACCGGGCGCAGCGCACCTCGCCGGCGGAGAAATTCATCGACACGCTCGAGCGTCTTGGCCATGCGCCGTTCCAGGAGGTGCTGTATGCCGCTGGTTAAGAAGGGCGACGAGATCGCCAACGAGTGGATGCACGTCGCGGACGGGGCGGCGCTGCCGGACCACAGCAAGGTGACGGTGTCGCTGACGCGCTTCCTCGCGCTGAAGCAGGAGCAGGCGAACGAGCCCGGCCCCGAGGGTGTGCGCCTCGGCCCTGAGGATGATCCGGCCCGCCTGGCGCCTTACCTTGAGGAACTCGGTCTGATCGAAGTCACGTTCCCGAAATACACGGATGGCCGCGGCTTCAGCCAGGCCCAGCTGCTGCGCCGGCGTTTTGGCTATGCCGGCGAGCTGCGGGCGGTGGGCCATGTCCTGCGCGATCAGATATTCTACATGCACCGTTCAGGGTTCGATGCTTACGAAACCACCCGCGCCACCGTATCTGAGGTGCAGGAAGCGTTAGCCGAGTATTCTGAAGTCTACCAACCTTCAGCAAAGGGCCCGGCGGCAGTCTTCCGCAAACGAACCGGAGCCTGAGGCGCATGCCCTTCGATACCCTGATTGAAAGCCCGGCAACGGATCCGTCCGTCCGGCTCGCGCGCCTCAACGGCGAGCTGCGTCAGGCCTCGGCGCAGACCATCCTGCGCGCGGCGATCGTGCGCGAGTGGGCAGGCGACCTGACCTATGTGTCGAGCTTTGGCGCGGAGAGCGCCGTGATGCTGGCGCTGATCGCGGATGTCGATCCGTCGCTGCCGATCCAGTTTATCGATACCGGCATGCACTTTCCGCAGACGCTGGACTACCGCGACGAGTTGATCGAGCGCCTCGGCCTGACCGGTGTGCGCACGCTGGTGCCGAATGAGGGTGAGCGTCTGCTGGAAGACCCGAAGAACAAGCTCTGGAATTCAAGCCCGGATGCCTGCTGCGACCTGCGCAAGGTGCGCCCGCTGGAGCCGGCGCTGGAAGGCTACTCGGCCTGGATCACGGGGCGCAAACGCTTCCATGGCGGCGCCCGGATGAGCCTGCCGGTGTTCGAATTTGCGTCCGGCCGTTACAAGGTGAACCCGCTGGCCGGCTGGAACCAGGACGATGTGGACCTGTTCCTGGAACAGCGTAACCTACCGCGTCACCCGCTGGTCGCGCAGGGTTATCCGTCCATCGGCTGCTGGCCATGCACTCAGCCTGCGGACGATCCGAACAATCCGCGCGCCGGCCGCTGGGCCGGGCAGGACAAGACCGAGTGCGGCCTGCATGTTGAGCGCAACGAACGGCCGCGGGTTTTTTGATCCACCTTATTTGTATGTAGACGGAAGAGGCGCGGGTTTTTATCCGCGCCTTTTTCTTTTGCCTCCCCCACCCTAACCCTCCCCATAAAGGGGAGGGGACATGTCAGCTTTTGTGAAGAGCGAGCTCTGCAAGACAATGCAGCCGGTCCCCTCCCCATTTTGGGGAGGGCTAGGGTGGGGGAGGCAGGAGACCATGCCGCGCATTCCACGCATGGCTCAGTGCAATCGCCGCGGCCGTGGCCACGTTCACGCTGTCGAAACCGTCCGTCATCGGAATACGCACGGGGCGGGCGCGGGCGATCAGGTTGGATGGCAGGCCGGGGCCTTCGGCACCCATCAGCAAGGCCACGCGAGGCGGAACTTTCATTGAGGGCAGCGGCGCGGCGCGCGGGTCCGGTGTCAGCGCCCAGACTTCGTGGCCGGTGGCTTCAGCGGTTTCGATCAGGGAGGCGCCGGTGCCGGCATGGCTGAAGGGCATCCAGAGCGCCGTGCCGGAGGAGACGCGGATGGCCTTGCGGTAGAGCGGGTCGCAGCTTGTGTCGTCCAGCAGCACGGCGGAGGCGCCGAAGGCGGCGGCGTTGCGGAAACAGGCGCCGACATTGTCATGGTTGGAAAGGCCCGCGAGCAGAAGCGCGGTGGAGCGACCGTCCGCAGGCAGAACATCTGCCGGGCGAAGCGGCGCGCCCTTTAGGCCGCAGGCGAGCACGCCCCGGTGCATGGGGAAGCCGGCCACCTCGTCCATCACACCCTGCGGCGCCACATAGACCGGTACGCCGTCCGGTACTTTCGCCAGGATGTCGGCGAGCGGCGCAAGCCGCGTCTCGCAGAGGAACAGGCTTTCGACCTCGAACCGCCCGCGCGTCAGCAGGGTGTCCAGCGTCACCTTGCCTTCGACGATGAAACGGCCGCCATGGCCGTCCGCCAGGTCGCGCTCGCGGATGGACGCAAAAGCCGCGACCCGGGGGTCGCGGCTTTCGGTGATGCGGATCAGGTTCAGGCGATCAGTCGCCAACCGGCAGGCCTTGTTCCTTGGCAAGGCGCTTCATCGTTTTCTGAAGCTTCTCGAAGGCGCGCACTTCGATCTGGCGGATGCGTTCGCGGCTGACGCCGTACTGGTCGGAGAGTTCTTCCAGCGTTTTCGGCTCGTCGATCAGGCGGCGCTCGGTCAGGATATGGCGCTCGCGCTCGGAGAGATCTTCCATCGAGCGGGTGAGCAGCTCCATGCGGCTGTCGAGTTCCTGGCGGTTGGCGAAAGTCTCGGCCGTGCCGGGTTCGTCATCGGCCAGCCAGTCCTGCCATTCCATGTCGCCGTCGGTGCCCATCGGCACGTTCAGCGAGGCGTCCGAGCCGGACATGCGCCCGTTCATCGAGAACACTTCGGCCTCGGTGACGTTCAGCTTCTCGGCGATCAGGCGGGCCTGTTCGGGCTTGAGGTCGCCTTCTTCCAGCGCCTGCATCTCGCCTTTCAGGCGGCGCAGGTTGAAGAACAGCTTCTTCTGGGCCGCGGTGGTGCCGAGTTTCACGAGGCTCCAGCTACGCAGGATATATTCCTGGATGGCGGCACGGATCCACCACATCGCATAGGTGGCGAGGCGGAAGCCCTTCTCGGGGTCGAATTTCTTGACCGCCTGCATCAGGCCCACGTTGCCTTCAGAGATCACCTCGGCCATCGGCAGGCCGTAGCCGCGATAGCCCATGGCGATCTTCGCGACGAGGCGAAGGTGGGAGGTGACCATCTTCTCGGCCGCCTCGGTATCTTCATGGTCGCGCCATTGGCGGGCCAGCATGAATTCTTCGTTTTTCTCGAG
The genomic region above belongs to Acidobacteriota bacterium and contains:
- the rpoH gene encoding RNA polymerase sigma factor RpoH produces the protein MANAPTKAGSVALSPEQGLSRYLSEIRKFPMLEKNEEFMLARQWRDHEDTEAAEKMVTSHLRLVAKIAMGYRGYGLPMAEVISEGNVGLMQAVKKFDPEKGFRLATYAMWWIRAAIQEYILRSWSLVKLGTTAAQKKLFFNLRRLKGEMQALEEGDLKPEQARLIAEKLNVTEAEVFSMNGRMSGSDASLNVPMGTDGDMEWQDWLADDEPGTAETFANRQELDSRMELLTRSMEDLSERERHILTERRLIDEPKTLEELSDQYGVSRERIRQIEVRAFEKLQKTMKRLAKEQGLPVGD
- a CDS encoding chorismate mutase, translated to MTTYTSDPRRHTAETAGAMTDVRYEIDRIDRLLVEILAERQSFMDAAARIKGDRAVVHDRARIEDVVAKVKAECPKHGLSPAIAEPVWRTLIDRCIAYEFESYDALRRPVDAKS
- a CDS encoding DUF2849 domain-containing protein, coding for MTSVRPKLKPETPKAVTAWFTATGRSAWMCADGSWTDDAATLGVFTGDEAEVRLAAALKQEGLITDPYFMEVSETGAIAGRETLRESMRADPALAYGVKA
- a CDS encoding nitrite/sulfite reductase, coding for MYRYDQFDAQIVRERVAQFRGQVARRLSGALLEDEFKPLRLQNGVYLQLHAYMLRIAIPYGQLSPVQLRRLAEIARDYDKGFGHFTTRQNIQFNWVALKDIPDVLEKLAEVEMHAIQTSGNCIRNTTTDHFAGAAQDELVDPRAWCEIIRQWSTFHPEFAFLPRKFKIAVTAAEHDRAAIRVHDVGLHIRQKDGVTGFEVWVGGGQGRTPVIATLVNPFVPETQILDYLEAIMRVYNRYGRRDNKYKARIKILVTELGEAEYIRQVEEEFAAQRADEKIDLPAEEVARIHAYFAPPPLVEKPGESPAFEAAKVSDAAFARWTRANLHPHKVTGYTSVTVSLKPLGVAPGDATDKQMEVVADLAEKYGYGDIRVSHAQNLILPHVALDDLPEVYKALDAAGLAAANESRITDMIVCPGLDFCNLANARSIPVALEVQKVFADPAYEEDIGKLHINVSGCINACGHHHVGHIGILGVDKKGEEFYQILLGGRADEKAALGEIVGPGLKAEEVPGAIHRVVEYYRAQRTSPAEKFIDTLERLGHAPFQEVLYAAG
- a CDS encoding RNA methyltransferase; its protein translation is MNLIRITESRDPRVAAFASIRERDLADGHGGRFIVEGKVTLDTLLTRGRFEVESLFLCETRLAPLADILAKVPDGVPVYVAPQGVMDEVAGFPMHRGVLACGLKGAPLRPADVLPADGRSTALLLAGLSNHDNVGACFRNAAAFGASAVLLDDTSCDPLYRKAIRVSSGTALWMPFSHAGTGASLIETAEATGHEVWALTPDPRAAPLPSMKVPPRVALLMGAEGPGLPSNLIARARPVRIPMTDGFDSVNVATAAAIALSHAWNARHGLLPPPP
- a CDS encoding Hpt domain-containing protein, encoding MTEPRPPLPVMDLAHLAAMTGGDTELGLEVIEIFQHQAQLWSRLLDPRLPAREWSDAAHTLKGASLGIGALKLAAVCERAEKAGRSETAPSPAHASVLLNDIKDSLGETLEAAARAAYDLASTGRRSAS
- a CDS encoding DUF934 domain-containing protein; the encoded protein is MPLVKKGDEIANEWMHVADGAALPDHSKVTVSLTRFLALKQEQANEPGPEGVRLGPEDDPARLAPYLEELGLIEVTFPKYTDGRGFSQAQLLRRRFGYAGELRAVGHVLRDQIFYMHRSGFDAYETTRATVSEVQEALAEYSEVYQPSAKGPAAVFRKRTGA
- a CDS encoding phosphoadenylyl-sulfate reductase, with the protein product MPFDTLIESPATDPSVRLARLNGELRQASAQTILRAAIVREWAGDLTYVSSFGAESAVMLALIADVDPSLPIQFIDTGMHFPQTLDYRDELIERLGLTGVRTLVPNEGERLLEDPKNKLWNSSPDACCDLRKVRPLEPALEGYSAWITGRKRFHGGARMSLPVFEFASGRYKVNPLAGWNQDDVDLFLEQRNLPRHPLVAQGYPSIGCWPCTQPADDPNNPRAGRWAGQDKTECGLHVERNERPRVF
- the gcvA gene encoding transcriptional regulator GcvA, with translation MSEPTDRLPPLNALRAFEAAARRLSFTQAAEELNVTPGAISQQIRQLEDFAGTPLFKRTGRSVLLTDAAQASLPLVREAFERISEAGRIMQAPARKGRVMVSSAPSFAAKWLAPRLEKFNQLNEGIEAWISADMSLTDFNTADADLAIRYGRGNYDGLKSEKLLDETVLPVCSPRLLEGPDAIRKPEDLVKHTLLHDESSENDPSCPDWASWLRAHGVSGVDGTRGPRFNQGILVIESAAAGRGVALAKQAIASNDIAAGRLVAPFANGSIPIDFGYWLVWPKGRHLTPDVRAFIKWIKDEAASSEIVGV
- the cobA gene encoding uroporphyrinogen-III C-methyltransferase, producing MRQFPAFFNLEGARIVVFGSGEEAARKLRLLVSSPAELVQVGGAPDGEFAGRVQVFDREAALEGAKLAIIAEEDAAARDAALQAVRARGIPVNVVDQPELCDFTVPSIVDRDGIVAAVGSNGTAPVLAKAVRAKLEALLPARIGDLAALAGRLRPFVAVAIKDKAVRRRFWERALSGPAAEAAYAGDLGRAEDLLKTAAAAPARASGVVHIVGAGPGDPELLTMKALRVMQEADVVYYDRLVSPEILGLVRRDAARVPVGKSKGDHSVPQAEIQHRLVASAREGLRVVRLKGGDPFIFGRGGEELEAVREAGVAVHVVPGISSALGCAASAGIPLTHRDHAQTLTFVTGHAKAGGVPDLDWAALARPGQTVVVFMGVETAPIIAERLIAAGRDGRTPIAVIENGTRPEELRVFGELSELPFLIEEEGIGGPALLIIGEVAGLPLSAVQISQFLPPEFGGSPRIEALALED
- a CDS encoding glutathione S-transferase family protein, encoding MIRIFGDSISGNCLKVKWVAERLGHAHAWIEVDILKGETRTDDFLALNPFGQVPVVQFEDGRTLSQSNAIILYLAEGSDLIPQDGFERAKMLEWMFWEQYSHEPTIAVRRFQKHYLKKSDDAIDADLMAKGRRALGRMEMALISSDFIAGGAALTLADIALLAYTRMAHEGGFDLGEFPAVHGWVARCELELGLPHLHEVTHV